The genomic segment GGGTGACGCAGTGTAGCAAGCAACGCCGCTTCACGTTCAAAGGCAGCGCGTTGGAGTGCTCGTGTCCGGGGATGGGCATTATGGGAGACAAGCGCTTTAATAGCACATCGTCGCTCAACGTGAGGAAAGTGGAGGTCGCGTGCCAAATAGACCGTGCTCATTCCTCCTTGACCGATCGGCTGGAGCAGTTCGTAGCGTCCAGCCAGAATAGTGCCGTGTGGATATTCCTGATGCTCGCCCACAGTTCCCCCGTTTGCTTTGTTCACGCAGTCTGCCCGTGGCCGATTATAGATGTCCCGGGGGTATAATCGGCAGCGGGGAGCGTTCATACAGGGTTCGGAGACGGAACGCGTGGATGAATTGCATGGAGTGACGGCTTCAGTTGAGCATCCAACCCAAGCAACCCAGTCTGCAGAACAACCGCTTACCCGACCAACCGGTCGGCGTCTTGTCCTCTGGGATATCCTCGAGACGGTCGTCTTAGCGCTTGTCCTCTTTGTCGCGATTCGGGAAGTGATCCTGAACTATCGCGTCGATGGTAGCAGTATGGAGCCCACGCTCCATAACGGCGAGATGCTGATCGTAAATCGCCGAGCCTATATGCACATCTCGCTCCAGCACCTCTTCGGCTGGATTCCGAGTATTGGGCAAGACGTCGATGGAGAATGGTATCCCTTTGGGCCGCCGCAACGGGGCGACATCATCGTCTTTTATCCTCCGGGCAACAGCAGTGAGCCCTACGTCAAGCGGATCATTGGCCTGCCAGGTGAGCATATCGCCATTCATGACGGCGCAGTCTACATCAACGGCCAGCGGCTGATTGAGCCATACCTCGATGTCCCAACACTCTGGCGTGGTGTTACGCTCGATCAGGACTATGTTGTGCCGCCTGGTTACGTCTTCGTCCTTGGCGACAACCGCAACAACAGCAGCGACTCACGCATCTTCGGTGCTGTGCCGATGTCTTCTATTGTCGGCAAGGCGTGGATCACCTATTGGC from the Thermorudis peleae genome contains:
- the lepB gene encoding signal peptidase I, producing the protein MDELHGVTASVEHPTQATQSAEQPLTRPTGRRLVLWDILETVVLALVLFVAIREVILNYRVDGSSMEPTLHNGEMLIVNRRAYMHISLQHLFGWIPSIGQDVDGEWYPFGPPQRGDIIVFYPPGNSSEPYVKRIIGLPGEHIAIHDGAVYINGQRLIEPYLDVPTLWRGVTLDQDYVVPPGYVFVLGDNRNNSSDSRIFGAVPMSSIVGKAWITYWPPDEIKVLSHPAYAFQ